A window of the Lactuca sativa cultivar Salinas chromosome 5, Lsat_Salinas_v11, whole genome shotgun sequence genome harbors these coding sequences:
- the LOC111900655 gene encoding transcription factor bHLH62, with product MDRDFFLNTGLQFEPSSQSPWKLMTLMPEMNYPVEQASADGVSRPNYSHFESALSSMVSSPVSNSTVSNDIVAVRELIGKFRDGSPAAMTPPPPYSNTNTPLNPSPPKLNLPIIDHFMKENLPRIRNSMPLNPNLPLLTADPGFAERAAKFSCFGSRSFNGRTHQLGINPNSPEFQIGSNGSSPLTSNAKFPRVSSSPALKIDPSPVRLEDNRNSEEINMKLNRLPGSAANSNEESSVSEQIPSGELGFKNQKDSNTRKRKGGSSKGIGSTAKKEEEPIDDSNSKKLKKPEQENGDTKPQEAPKDYIHVRARRGQATDSHSLAERVRREKIGERMKLLQNLVPNCDKVTGKALMLDEIINYVQSLQRQVEFLSMKLATVNPCLDFDGDNLLSQNANQSNVNLSQPTHHVQSSTSTFYQQNQQALFNGSTPSIQSGHQLAEPFLQFPGFGQDDLQSIVQMGFGENLDLDAPFFRDQPSNMKMEL from the exons ATGGATAGAGATTTCTTCCTTAATACCGGGTTGCAGTTTGAACCGTCGTCTCAATCACCCTGGAAGCTGATGACGTTGATGCCGGAGATGAATTATCCGGTGGAGCAAGCTTCTGCCGACGGGGTTTCCCGGCCAAATTACTCGCATTTCGAGTCTGCTTTGAGTTCAATGGTCTCTTCCCCTGTTTCTAATTCCACAGTATCCAACGACATTGTCGCCGTCCGTGAACTCATCGGAAAATTTCGTGATGGTTCTCCGGCTGCTATGACTCCACCGCCTCCGTACAGTAATACTAATACACCATTAAATCCGTCACCACCCAAGTTAAATTTACCAATTATTGACCATTTTATGAAAGAAAACCTACCCAGAATTCGGAATTCAATGCCATTGAATCCGAATCTACCATTGCTCACGGCGGATCCTGGTTTTGCTGAGCGAGCAGCCAAGTTTTCTTGTTTCGGTAGTCGTAGTTTCAATGGTAGAACTCATCAATTAGGGATAAATCCGAACTCCCCAGAGTTTCAAATTGGATCTAATGGTTCTTCTCCGTTGACAAGTAACGCGAAATTCCCTCGTGTTTCAAGTAGTCCGGCATTGAAAATCGACCCATCTCCGGTGAGGTTGGAAGATAACAGGAATTCAGAAGAAATCAACATGAAACTTAACAGATTACCAGGCTCTGCTGCTAATTCTAATGAAGAATCCTCTGTTTCTGAACAAATTCCAAGCGGGGAACTCGGATTCAAGAATCAGAAAGATTCGAATACGAGAAAGCGGAAAGGTGGTTCTTCCAAGGGAATTGGGTCAACAGCAAAAAAG GAGGAAGAACCCATTGACGATTCAAATTCGAAAAAATTGAAGAAACCAGAGCAAGAAAACGGAGACACGAAGCCACAAGAGGCACCAAAGGATTATATTCATGTTAGAGCAAGAAGAGGGCAAGCTACAGATAGCCATAGCTTAGCAGAAAGA GTCAGAAGGGAGAAGATAGGTGAAAGAATGAAGCTTCTTCAGAATCTTGTACCAAATTGTGACAAG GTAACTGGAAAAGCGCTTATGCTCGATGAAATAATCAATTACGTACAGTCATTGCAAAGACAAGTCGAG TTTCTTTCAATGAAATTGGCTACCGTAAACCCGTGTCTTGATTTCGATGGGGATAACCTACTTTCCCAAAAC GCTAATCAATCAAATGTGAATTTATCTCAACCAACACACCATGTTCAATCTTCTACATCGACTTTTTATCAGCAAAACCAACAAGCACTCTTCAACGGGTCGACCCCAAGTATCCAATCGGGTCACCAATTAGCCGAACCTTTTCTTCAG TTCCCGGGATTCGGTCAAGATGATCTTCAAAGCATTGTTCAAATGGGTTTCGGTGAAAATCTTGATTTAGACGCACCATTTTTTCGAGATCAACCATCTAATATGAAGATGGAGCTCTAA